In a single window of the Papaver somniferum cultivar HN1 chromosome 8, ASM357369v1, whole genome shotgun sequence genome:
- the LOC113303164 gene encoding BRCA1-associated RING domain protein 1-like, whose translation MADSASGNLNRFLNPWVLHFQKLGLELKCPLCLDLLNKPILLPCQHIFCSSCISNSSQFRQNCFVCQSPYADLDLRSAAHMENIVNIYKNMDAAFSTSRSQSCSQSHTSDGKDPMTQSLDSANTVAKMQKAVKETFPNKQVQNPLCQTENVGPLVSGFKRKNSVTKIGQHTLPDSPPSFGVSKDSDDDSSGHGGQNGAVRLQTMDKTAEELENQANCDRETKKQKLESKSYNVSANGMNPKPGYSDSDGGCKLEGTLFGAQQASTSVCLDDNSAFVCAFCQSSKISEGSGSMLHIASGEEVVGDEASQPDVIHVHRKCIDWAPQVYYVGETVKNLELELTRGSKLKCSCCGLKGAALGCFIRSCRNTYHVPCAFAFPGCRWDDEGHQMLCPSHSHNKFPHEKTKKGKKLTKNNTSTVQRENGQTKVWAASAAATSKLTLCGSSLSVEEKNLLANFARISGTTISKNWKPNVTHVIASTDERGACSRTLKFLMAILDGKWVLKMDWIKACIEAMDLVDEEPYEVGLDIHGCVDGPRNGRLRVSEGVAKLFSGLRFYFSGEFVPSYKESLQELVLAAGATVLTKNSLVSGISNEGERSLKTLVVYSLDLPPNLESEEASFLIIEERLREAEALAEQFGTLVIGHTWILESIAASKLEAVA comes from the exons ATGGCAGATTCTGCTAGTGGGAATCTCAATCGGTTTCTAAATCCATGGGTTCTTCACTTCCAAAAACTGGGTTTAGAACTCAAATGTCCCTTATG CTTAGATCTCCTCAACAAACCAATTTTACTTCCATGCCAGCATATTTTCTGCAG TTCttgtatttcaaattcttcacagTTCAGGCAAAATTGCTTCGTCTGCCAATCGCCTTACGCAGATCTAG ATCTAAGGTCAGCTGCTCACATGGAAAACATTGTCAATATCTACAAAAATATGGATGCGGCGTTTAGCACAAGTCGCTCGCAATCCTGTTCTCAGTCTCATACTTCTG ATGGAAAGGATCCTATGACTCAAAGCCTTGATTCAGCTAATACAGTTGCTAAGATGCAGAAGGCTGTAAAGGAGACATTTCCAAACAAACAAGTTCAAAATCCTTTGTGCCAAACTGAAAATGTTGGACCATTGGTATCTGGATTtaaaaggaaaaatagtgtgacCAAAATTGGTCAACATACGTTACCTGATAGCCCTCCATCCTTTGGTGTTTCTAAGGATTCGGATGATGATAGTAGTGGTCATGGCGGTCAAAAT GGTGCTGTGAGATTACAAACGATGGACAAAACAGCAGAAGAATTAGAAAATCAAGCAAATTGTGACAGAGAAACAAAGAAGCAAAAGTTGGAGTCCAAGTCTTATAATGTGTCTGCTAATGGGATGAATCCTAAGCCAGGGTACTCTGATTCAGATGGTGGATGTAAATTAGAAGGAACCCTTTTTGGTGCACAACAAGCTAGTACTTCAGTCTGTCTGGATGACAACTCAGCTTTTGTCTGTGCATTTTGCCAAAGCTCAAAAATATCAGAG GGTTCTGGATCCATGCTACACATTGCCAGTGGAGAAGAAGTAGTAGGGGATGAGGCATCACAACCAGATGTGATACATGTTCACCGGAAATGCATTGACTG GGCACCTCAAGTGTATTATGTTGGAGAGACTGTAAAGAACTTGGAACTGGAGCTCACAAGAGGTTCAAAGCTCAAATGTAGCTGTTGTGGGCTGAAGGGTGCAGCTCTTGGCTGCTTTATACGTTCCTGCAGGAATACGTATCATGTTCCTTGTGCATTTGCCTTTCCAGGTTGCCGGTGGGATGAT GAAGGCCATCAAATGCTATGTCCCAGTCattctcataataagtttccACATGAGAAAACCAAGAAGGGAAAGAAGCTAACGAAAAACAATACTTCAACTGTTCAAAG GGAAAATGGGCAAACAAAGGTTTGGGCTGCATCAGCTGCTGCCACTAGTAAATTGACTCTCTGCGGGTCTTCCCTTTCAGTCGAAGAGAAG AATCTATTGGCCAACTTTGCTAGAATATCTGGCACAACCATTTCCAAAAATTGGAAGCCAAATGTGACCCATGTGATTGCATCCACTGATGAGAGGGGTGCTTGCAGCCGCACTTTAAAATTCCTCATGGCCATTTTAGATGGAAAATGGGTTCTCAAAATGGATT GGATTAAAGCATGTATAGAAGCAATGGACTTAGTTGATGAAGAACCTTATGAAGTTGGACTTGATATTCATGGATGTGTGGATGGGCCCCGAAATGGTAGATTGCGAGTTAGTGAAGGG GTGGCAAAACTCTTCAGTGGCCTGCGCTTCTATTTCAGTGGTGAATTTGTTCCATCGTACAAAGAATCCCTTCAAGAACTGGTTTTAGCTGCGGGAGCTACTGTATTGACAAAGAACTCTTTAGTTTCAGGGATTAGTAATGAAGGAGAACGTTCTTTGAAGACTTTGGTTGTTTATAGTCTTGATCTCCCTCCAAACCTTGAATCAGAGGAAGCATCTTTTTTGATTATTGAGGAAAGGCTCAGAGAAGCAGAAGCTCTTGCTGAACAGTTTGGAACCTTGGTTATTGGTCATACATGGATATTGGAATCAATAGCAGCTTCTAAGTTGGAGGCAGTTGCTTAA